TTATGAATGAGAGAGTTTTCTCTGTAAAGGTTAGTGATGATCAAGAAGAAGTGGCTAGAAAGATGAAGGATTATGACTTTTTAGCTCTTCCTGTTGTCGATTATCAAAACCGTTTGCTTGGAATTATTACGGTGGATGATATCATTGATGTATTAGATGAAGAGGCGTCAGATGATTATTCAAAGCTTGCTGCTGTTAGTGATGTCGATTCACATGACCCTAATCCGATTTCAGCTGCAAAAAAGCGTCTACCATGGCTGATCATTTTACTATTTTTAGGAATGTTAACAGCTAGCTTAATTGGACAGTTTGAAGATACTTTGAACAAAGTGGCCATATTAGCCGTCTTTATCCCATTGATTGCTGGAATGGCTGGAAATACAGGAACACAAGCATTAGCGGTTGCCGTACGAAGAATTGCGACAGGTGATTTAGAAAAAGATAAGATTGGAAAAGTCCTTTTAAAAGAAGCAGGTACTGGTTTAATTATTGGTCTAGTTTGTGGAATCTTTGTCACACTCATTGTTTTTCTATGGCAAAAGGAGCTGTTTCTCGGTTTATTAGTAGGGATATCCATTTTATCTACGCTAACTGTATCAACCATTGCTGGTGCTTTTGTTCCGTTAATCATGCATCGGCTAAACATTGATCCCGCCGTTGCTTCGGGTCCATTTATTACAACGATCAATGACATGATTAGTATTTTGATTTATTTTGGTATGGCAACACTTTTTATGAACTATTTATTATAGAGATTAAAAATGGCTTAAGATTTCCTCTTGATATAGGAGGTTTTGTTAATGGAAAATCATGCTTCAGTGACTTCGTTAGTGATTGTGCTTATTGTCGCTTTTTTAACACCGATCATTTTACATCGCTTTAGGTTAAATATGATTCCAGTTGTTGTGGCTGAAATTATTATGGGACTCATTATCGGGAAGAGCGGCTTTAATATCGTTCATCCTGATCCATGGCTTGAAATATTGTCAACGTTTGGATTTATCTTCTTAATGTTTTTAAGTGGTGTAGAAATTGATTTTTCAGCTTTTGCAAAAAATAAGAAAAAAGATATTCTTCCAAATGGAAAAAATGCACCGAATACGTTTCTAGTCGCAACCATAGTCTTTATCGGGATTTTTGTACTATCCTTTCTATTATCATATTTTTTCGTGTGGGCTGGCTTTATCGATAATGCCTTTTTAATGACGTTAATTATTTCGACAATATCCTTAGGGGTTGTGGTGCCTACATTAAAAGATGCCCA
This is a stretch of genomic DNA from Bacillus alveayuensis. It encodes these proteins:
- a CDS encoding magnesium transporter (product_source=KO:K06213; cath_funfam=1.10.220.30,3.10.580.10; cog=COG2239; ko=KO:K06213; pfam=PF00571,PF01769,PF03448; smart=SM00116,SM00924; superfamily=158791,161093,54631; tigrfam=TIGR00400; transmembrane_helix_parts=Inside_1_289,TMhelix_290_309,Outside_310_318,TMhelix_319_341,Inside_342_361,TMhelix_362_384,Outside_385_388,TMhelix_389_411,Inside_412_423,TMhelix_424_446,Outside_447_454), which produces MTANTERDYDHKILVDALYNEDITTFRDIFLKLHPYDQTKFFLKLEKDARMHLYKFLSPEEMASIFENIEENEDNFKQYLEEMNPTFAAQMFENMYVDDAVDVLNELNQDQLASYLTIMNKESAEEIRELLHYEKFTAGSIMTTEYIAIHANQTVRSAMQILKSKAPDAETIYYVYVIDEEKRLVGVISLRDLIIHDDESMIADIMNERVFSVKVSDDQEEVARKMKDYDFLALPVVDYQNRLLGIITVDDIIDVLDEEASDDYSKLAAVSDVDSHDPNPISAAKKRLPWLIILLFLGMLTASLIGQFEDTLNKVAILAVFIPLIAGMAGNTGTQALAVAVRRIATGDLEKDKIGKVLLKEAGTGLIIGLVCGIFVTLIVFLWQKELFLGLLVGISILSTLTVSTIAGAFVPLIMHRLNIDPAVASGPFITTINDMISILIYFGMATLFMNYLL